The nucleotide sequence CACCGTAAGAAACAGCGCGAAATTGACCGCGAGGGTCAGACCCGGATCGACATACGTCGCCACAAGGGCTTCGCTGAGACCCAGAAGCAGACCGGCAACAAGGCATCCCAGCAGATTGCCCACGCCTCCCATCACAACGATGATGAGCGCCTTCATCGTAAACACCACGCCCGAACTGGCACTGAACGTCAGGAACATGCTGATCAACACACCGGCGGTGGCCACCAACGCGCCGCCCAACGCAAAGGCAAGCGCCGACGTTTGCGCAACATTGATCGCGACCAGTTGCGCGGCTGCGGGATCGACTGCGACGGCGCGAATGGACGTCCCGATACGAGTGCGCGTCAACGCCAGATAAAGCGCGAGGCCTATGACCACGGCGAGACCGAACGCCATCAGCCGATTGAGCGCGAGGCTCTCGCCGAGCAACTGGACCGGAATCGCAAGAAACGAATAGCTGTAATAAGCGCCTCCGAACATCGCGAGCATGATGCCCTGAACGATGAAC is from Afipia massiliensis and encodes:
- a CDS encoding branched-chain amino acid ABC transporter permease; the protein is MTNAVLTGLMLGGMYALIAMGLTLQYGVARIMNLSYGEFLVAAAFASYWLFTGWALSPLLGLTLVIPLSFGVSYALYRVLLTPLVRRARTRDALEVESILATFGMMFIVQGIMLAMFGGAYYSYSFLAIPVQLLGESLALNRLMAFGLAVVIGLALYLALTRTRIGTSIRAVAVDPAAAQLVAINVAQTSALAFALGGALVATAGVLISMFLTFSASSGVVFTMKALIIVVMGGVGNLLGCLVAGLLLGLSEALVATYVDPGLTLAVNFALFLTVLLIKPAGLFGRAQR